The following is a genomic window from Spirosoma foliorum.
TGTTGATCGAAGCTGCAATGCACTGTATCATAATTATTACCTATTGGAGCTTCCTGACAGAAACCAGCTCGGTGACTTAGTAAGTGTCGGAAAGTTATCTTCTTCTCTTCGGCCTTCCCATATCTGGATTTAACGCTTAAGTCAGGATGATACCGGATGACCTTATCATCCAGGGCATACGTTCCTTTTTGAACTTCCATTAAAAAGGCGGTCGTCGTATAGGTTTTTGAGATGGACTGAGTGCTGAACAAGGTTTGTTCATCGACGCGACGGGATTTTGCTGGATCGGTAAAGCCGAAGCCTTTGGTCCAGATTATTGACTGGTCATCTACAAGCGCAATGGAAGCTCCTATAACCTTGTATTGTTGCATTTTTTTCACCACCAAACTATCCATTTTTTTGATGATCAGTGTACGGTCGGATGCACTTAACTGGTTAAAAACCGACTTGCCAGCTTGGCCAAGTGTATGTTGTAGAGTGGTTAGCGAAAGGGTAAGCAGAAACCAGATAAAACTTGTTTTTGTGTCCATGCCCAGAACCTATTTTCTTTTTTATGAGTGGGCCTATGTTCTGGATAACTCCTTCAACATATTCCCAAGACTCGAGTTGAATCCTGTTTATAAGCATAAAATAACAAGGGTTTGATGAAAGTGCCAGCATGAAGCGTTAATTACTTAGTTGAGCAAGACTCCTACCTAGTAAAGCCATCTCGCGATTGCAAGTCTTATAATCTCAGCAAACGCTCCCTCCTGAGACGAAAGGCTAATTAAACAATAGCCCAATAATCTTTATTTTTCCGCCATGAGACATTATGAATTCGTACCTGGCCCGGATTGGCAAAAGCATATTGCGGCCTTTTGGATGCTGACTATCGATGCGGGTAGAGAACCAGCCGGTATGCGAATCTATGCCGATGGGTGCGCGGATCTAATTTATAATGCCGGTGAAAGTATAGCCTACTTTTTTCCAATGGCAGGCGCGCAGCAGGCTATTCCACTTTACCCGCGACGATTGTACCTAGGCGGTACCATGACAGCTTATGGCGTGCTAAAAGGCGAGGTGGGCACGCTATTGACCGGTATCCGCTTTTGGCCAGGTGGGTTTTATGCCCTCTTTGCCCAACCCATGGAGCCAGCCCTCGATTCGACGATTGAATTTCCTCTCGACCAGCTGGGCACACTGATGGGCCAGCCCGAAAATTTGGCCATCCGACTCAACCGTTGGTTTGATGATCGATCAACCCATGGGATGCTACCAAAAGCAGGTGTATATGATTTTGTCTATCTGCGAAAACGCATGTACCAATCCGCAGGGTTAATATCGGTAGAAACGCTGGCCGATGAAATGCATGTCAGTCAAAAAACACTGGAGCGTATTTTCAAAAAAAATGTGGGCATCCCCCCCAAGGAATTTTTACGGATCATCCGTTTCCAGGAATTGTTGAAACGGTTGCGAAACAAAAAAGGCGAAAACCACGCGTCGGTGGCCAAAGAAAGTCTTTTACAGACCGCCTTTGAACTGGGCTACTATGACCATGCTCATCTTACGAAAGAATTCAAAAAATATTCGGGTTTACTTCCTTCCGAATTGTCGAATTTTTACAAAACGGGATTATCCGATGGGCAATACTTTTGAGCTAAAAAAGGATATGACTGTAGTAATTACCTGGCTAGTGGCCGGTACACTCGATTTAGTGGCAGCCTTTACGCTATTTATTTCCCAGACTAATAAAAGTCCTACCCTCTTATTGAGATCAATAACCAGTGCCGCGTTAGGATCTAGGGCATTCAGGGGAGGCTCGGTGATGGCCCTACTGGGTCTGATCTTCCATTACGCCATCGCCTTGTGTTGGACCGTATTCTATTTTGTCGTTATC
Proteins encoded in this region:
- a CDS encoding serine hydrolase domain-containing protein, whose product is MDTKTSFIWFLLTLSLTTLQHTLGQAGKSVFNQLSASDRTLIIKKMDSLVVKKMQQYKVIGASIALVDDQSIIWTKGFGFTDPAKSRRVDEQTLFSTQSISKTYTTTAFLMEVQKGTYALDDKVIRYHPDLSVKSRYGKAEEKKITFRHLLSHRAGFCQEAPIGNNYDTVHCSFDQHIASINGSWQRFGVNQFYSYSNIGPDLAGYVLAKKAAIPVADYLKKNLLIPLGMINSTYNQQEAYQFTNIAQGCYGDNVLKRTYIGDVAAGGALRQCG
- a CDS encoding helix-turn-helix domain-containing protein, whose translation is MRHYEFVPGPDWQKHIAAFWMLTIDAGREPAGMRIYADGCADLIYNAGESIAYFFPMAGAQQAIPLYPRRLYLGGTMTAYGVLKGEVGTLLTGIRFWPGGFYALFAQPMEPALDSTIEFPLDQLGTLMGQPENLAIRLNRWFDDRSTHGMLPKAGVYDFVYLRKRMYQSAGLISVETLADEMHVSQKTLERIFKKNVGIPPKEFLRIIRFQELLKRLRNKKGENHASVAKESLLQTAFELGYYDHAHLTKEFKKYSGLLPSELSNFYKTGLSDGQYF